AGATTCTGTGACATATCAGCACTTCctaatactaaaaaaaaattctttgagAACTATTTGTAGAAAGATAAGACGATAAGATAATACTGAATCATGAAGATCTGTGTAGTATATGTCCCCCGTCCATAGTTGCATGTTGCTAATAATAGCTACTACTATTAACTAACGTTCTGTAATGTGTGCTATTGTTCAGATTACTAAGATATCCTTAATGTGCTCATGCTCTCTAAATAACCAACCTAAATATCCCTTCATATCGATTCTCTATGCTATTGGGTTTATATGAAGTAAAACCATAATAATTTTGTTCCTTCTGTCACATCAGAAGAATGGATCCTCCATTCCCCATCTGTGTATTAACTTTCTACTGCCTTCAAAGAATGTCCTGGGTTACTGGCTTACTGTTCACATTATGTTGTGCTTCCTAAACCAGGTCCAACAATTTCATATTAGTGAATTGGAGCTATCTTTCACACAAGGTCGATGGAATTATGAGCAGTGGGGTGGATATGACCCAATGTCGACCAATTATGCAAAGCCTCCTGGTGTTGAGCTGTGGGCAGCTTTTGACCTTCCTTTGGATGAGATTGATGCCACATGGAAGAACCTGACACACACACTCTCAGGCCTGTTTTGTGCATCCATTAACTTTTTAGAATCATCCACTGCCTTTTCTGCTCCTCGTTGGGGATTCAAATTGAATGAAGACAATCTAAGATATGGTGCATTGCCTCGTGAAGCGGTGTGCACTGAGAATCTCACACCTTGGTTGAAACTTCTACCTTGTCGTGACAAAGCCGGGATAGCTTCTTTGCTGTACAGGCCTTCAATATATAAAGGATATTACCATTCCCAAAAACTGAAATTGACATCATCTCAATCTTTTGGTATTATTATCGATCAGACATTGACAGTGGTTCTGCAGCCAGATAATTTTAGGGGTCAGCAGCTACATTCTACTGATGGACAACTGCAGCCCAGCTGGTCCATGAAAGATCTATTTAACAGGAAGTTATCAGGAAAATGCCGTGTCTCCAAATCCAGCAGAGTATTTTTAGAGATTGAGAAAGATATAGTTGACAAATCTGGAACTGAAGTTTCTTGGACTAATGAACTCTTTGTGCTGTCAACTGCCCCAGACAGGGTGCTCAAGGAATTAAATAACATGGATGCCCAATCTTCTTCCCTATATGAATATGATGTTAGTAACTACAACAATGATAAGCCTTTGGATGTCGGCATAACCTGGAAACTTCCCCTCATATGGTCTTGCACCCCTGCACCTTATCATGCAAACAGATTTCTCATGGGTAGTGGAAATGAAAGAGGGTCGATTGCTCTGTCATTTAGATCCACTAATTTGCATAAGCAGTTATTTGGAAACTCAAATGATTGCTCAATAAAAGCTGTAGTTTTCCAAGTTGTTCCATGGTACGTTAAGGTTTATTATCACAGCTTACAAATTTTCATTGATGGGAACAGTAAGGCTATTTCAGAACTAGTTGACAAGATCCATGTCACTCCTTCAGAAGACAAACATTTACCTGGTACTCTAGAGATGCTACTAAGATTACCTTGCAGTATGGAATCAGCTACCCTGTCACTGGACTTTGACAAGGTTTGTTCTGCTACTTAAATTTACTTGTTTCCCCTTTGTGTTTTATTTAGTGATATTTAGAACTAAATGTTGACCTTGGtcaataataatatttacatgAATGCATATTTCAGGGGTTTCTTCATATCGATGAATATCCTCCTGATGCTAATCAAGGATTTGACATCCCATCAGCTTTGGTTACATTTCCTGAGTTCAATTCTAGCCGAAGTTATCCTGAAACTGATACATTATCTGTATCACGCTTGCTACAAACGTTCAAGGTATATCTTATGACTTGACTAGTAGTGTCAGAAGCACATTTTGACTACCATGTGAACTGAAATCTCATGCTTTAATACTTGCTCATTGTTATATTGTTATATCTTGAAGGAAGATGGTGTGGTCAAGTCATATACAGAAGTATTGCTTGTTCCCTTGACAACTCCTGATTTCAGCATGCCATACAATGTCATCACCTTCACTTGCACCGTCTTAGCACTTTATTTTGGCTCACTACTTAATGCTTTGAGACGACGAATTGGTGAAGAAGAGAGGGAATTGAAAAAAGCAGGTAattttactactttttttatttggttatcTTTTCATGATGCCCTGAGTTCTTGatttcttgtgttcttcgatcTGGTTGGTGATATTGTTTACTTGGATGTTCGatctgaaatataaaattacaagtTAGTGCTCTATTTGCACAACAATTAATATCATAGCTACCTGAGTTAAGTCAAcagaagaagggcaaacctgTTAGAAAAAAACTAGCATATCCTTTTTAAGGGGTTATGGCAACTTATGTAATGGTCCTACCAGAAGAGGCATACAAGAGAAGTTTTCCGGCGGCAAATAATTGGTTGAGATAACCCTTGATGGCATAAAAGGAATTGTTTAGTTTGAAGAAAACATGGTTTAGAAATGCTTGTGTTTGGGTGATTACATTATTCGCTGCTTTAACAGATACATGCTGTTTTAAACAATACATGGTCTGCAAAATATAAAGTTGTCCATTTAATTTTGTAATAAATAGGaaacaattataaaattacACCTTTCTCTGGTATCTGTTCAATCAATTATTGTcttatttgatttgatttgaaccATTGTCTCTGGATGCTGGAGTTGCATTTCAATATAGCCATTGTGGAGCGGAGTTTCGTTAGGTGTAATTTTCAGGTTGTTTTTCTTCAGTTCTCTTTTGTCTCAGTTTTCAAGACTTGTTTCCTTGTGTTTTGATGTAGCACAGGAAAAATCGGTTTATAATAGCTTGTCTGGCCAAAAATTCGTAAGTATTGGTTCTTATGTTGTGGCATTGAGCCATATCCATCTGTTGCTTCTGGCACTGGATATCAAGaatgaaattatttttgctGCACCATTGGCCGTATCATCTGATCTGCTGTAGCTCTTGATCTTCATACACTTTCTACACATGAACAACTTATTTAGTACATACCATTTGTTACGGCTTGTATCACTATCATCAAGTTGTTGTTTTGGGTGCTGCATTACTACTTCACTACTATTGTGGTTATAATCGGCTTCTCAGATTTATAAATTTCAACTCACCAATCTGGATCTTACTACAGCCACGAAGCGTGGGCTGATCCCTCTGTTGATAGCCAAGCTAAGGGGGAAGAAGGTCGACCCACCACCACAAGGATCTTCACCTACATCTCTGTTGTCAACAAAGCTGCTACTCAAGGTTGTATTTGTGGTGGTAGTAGCTGTCTCATTTCATTACTTGTCAAACAGTTGAGGATTGATGCCAATGTGTACAATTTTGAGCAATGTCCAAAACCACGGCTGTAGATTGTATTGATCATTTCGTTTCTGTATCATATATTATATCGACTGTAGCGCTAGGTGTTGTGCTTTTGCATCCAGGCCATCATGTCTTAGCTTCATCCTGGACTGTTGAAATTGACTTGAGATGATACCATATCGTCGTTGCATTGTGTGCATCTTTTGCAGCAAGCAATGTAATACATTTTCAGAAAGTTAAGAAGGAACTGATATAGGAGTGTACATCAatgcttcaaaaaaaaagtaaccaaCAGTTTACATAACATGTCACCCTACCTATATATGGTAACAGTCTTCCTTCTATACGGCAGCGCTATCTCAATTTGTAAATCTGATGGTTGCAACGGGatctgcagttttttttttttttgaatgccaTATGGCTAGCTTTATTGATGGGAAAACATAGTTATTACATCTCTAATCAAAGGTTTAGAATAAAGCCAGTAGGTTTATTGACTCGAATACAAAAACATTTCCTAACAAAAGACGCGGGATCCGCAGTATTTTATTGTACCCGGTGAGTAATTACGGTGCAGGCGTTGAAAGGAATCATGCAAGAAAGATTCTCCATTTACCCGCAGTTGAAGAGGcggagtttttctttttttcaatttgttGGATCGTCAACATGGTGGCGCTTTCTACTGTTCCCAGTCACATGAAAGttattttcttcagttcttttctactgttcttttcttttctactaTTT
The nucleotide sequence above comes from Oryza glaberrima chromosome 11, OglaRS2, whole genome shotgun sequence. Encoded proteins:
- the LOC127755215 gene encoding uncharacterized protein LOC127755215 → MAAAPPALRRLLLFSLLLLASVAAAAEGEEEEEFTEELLLRPLPDRKALAHFHFRSSAPPSAAAGRHHHVFPKAIAQLVQQFHISELELSFTQGRWNYEQWGGYDPMSTNYAKPPGVELWAAFDLPLDEIDATWKNLTHTLSGLFCASINFLESSTAFSAPRWGFKLNEDNLRYGALPREAVCTENLTPWLKLLPCRDKAGIASLLYRPSIYKGYYHSQKLKLTSSQSFGIIIDQTLTVVLQPDNFRGQQLHSTDGQLQPSWSMKDLFNRKLSGKCRVSKSSRVFLEIEKDIVDKSGTEVSWTNELFVLSTAPDRVLKELNNMDAQSSSLYEYDVSNYNNDKPLDVGITWKLPLIWSCTPAPYHANRFLMGSGNERGSIALSFRSTNLHKQLFGNSNDCSIKAVVFQVVPWYVKVYYHSLQIFIDGNSKAISELVDKIHVTPSEDKHLPGTLEMLLRLPCSMESATLSLDFDKGFLHIDEYPPDANQGFDIPSALVTFPEFNSSRSYPETDTLSVSRLLQTFKEDGVVKSYTEVLLVPLTTPDFSMPYNVITFTCTVLALYFGSLLNALRRRIGEEERELKKAATKRGLIPLLIAKLRGKKVDPPPQGSSPTSLLSTKLLLKVVFVVVVAVSFHYLSNS